In Providencia zhijiangensis, a single window of DNA contains:
- the viaA gene encoding ATPase RavA stimulator ViaA — MMSLASLELLLSVNESQLIEEIIISLLATPQLAVFFEKHPRLKKALLKDLSSWKKDLKQKLQDALVPQQLSEEFGLYQKSLGIPTDTFFTQLPDVIARLEQLDSPFYREALQLQKGKIENRSARQSLIVQRWRISLILQVTTLHKELLEQEKEQLLAELQRRLALSGNLEDILGENERSSGRLWDLSKGFSNPASYNDQLIARYSDFLRQQPELEKIAQLLGRSQSAKSILDDNVILEPMTVMEKVPETVPEQVNGLNQSDDILRLLPAELAMLGLEDIEFEFYRKLLEKQLITYRLQGESWQERKVLRPVTHHQHEDQPRGPFVVCIDTSGSMGGINERCAKAFCLALMKIALADNRACHVMLFSTEIVHYDLLSADGLEQCMRFLHQTFRGGTDLAACLRETTVKLESKQWSDADAVVISDFVAQRLPDELIQKIKSLQKVGKYRFHAVSVSNYGKPGIMKIFDHIWRFDTGLKSRLLRRFNR; from the coding sequence ATGATGAGCCTAGCGTCCCTCGAATTATTGCTTTCAGTGAATGAAAGCCAGCTGATTGAAGAGATTATTATTTCTCTTCTCGCCACCCCACAGCTGGCGGTTTTCTTTGAAAAGCATCCTCGATTGAAAAAGGCGCTATTAAAAGATCTCTCCAGCTGGAAAAAAGACCTTAAACAGAAGCTGCAAGATGCGTTAGTTCCTCAGCAACTTTCTGAAGAGTTTGGGCTATATCAGAAGTCATTGGGCATCCCCACTGATACGTTTTTCACGCAATTACCCGATGTGATAGCACGGCTCGAGCAGTTAGATTCCCCGTTTTACCGTGAAGCCCTACAGCTGCAAAAGGGAAAAATTGAAAATCGCAGTGCGCGGCAATCTTTGATTGTTCAGCGTTGGCGTATTAGTTTGATTTTGCAGGTGACCACTTTACATAAAGAACTCTTAGAGCAAGAAAAAGAGCAACTGCTGGCGGAATTACAACGCCGTTTAGCACTGAGCGGCAATCTTGAGGATATTCTAGGGGAAAATGAACGTTCATCAGGGCGATTATGGGATCTGAGTAAAGGGTTTAGTAACCCAGCGTCTTATAATGATCAATTAATCGCTCGCTACAGTGATTTTTTGCGCCAGCAACCCGAGCTGGAAAAAATTGCTCAGTTACTCGGACGTAGCCAATCTGCTAAGTCTATTCTTGATGATAATGTGATCCTTGAGCCAATGACGGTGATGGAAAAAGTTCCCGAAACCGTCCCAGAACAAGTGAATGGCTTAAACCAGAGTGACGATATTCTGCGGTTATTACCGGCTGAGCTTGCGATGTTAGGGCTCGAAGATATTGAATTTGAGTTCTACCGCAAGTTATTAGAAAAGCAGCTTATTACTTATCGCTTACAAGGAGAAAGCTGGCAAGAACGCAAAGTTTTACGCCCAGTCACCCATCATCAACATGAAGACCAGCCCAGAGGACCATTTGTCGTATGTATCGATACTTCAGGTTCTATGGGTGGAATCAATGAACGCTGTGCAAAAGCGTTCTGTCTGGCCTTAATGAAAATCGCGCTGGCGGATAACCGAGCTTGCCACGTGATGCTGTTTTCCACTGAAATTGTTCATTATGATCTTCTCTCTGCGGATGGATTAGAACAATGCATGCGCTTCTTGCATCAAACATTCCGTGGTGGAACAGACTTGGCGGCATGTTTACGAGAAACAACGGTAAAATTAGAGTCAAAACAGTGGAGTGATGCCGATGCGGTTGTCATTTCAGACTTTGTGGCTCAACGCTTACCGGATGAGTTAATTCAGAAGATTAAATCCCTTCAGAAGGTTGGTAAATACCGCTTCCATGCGGTATCAGTCTCAAATTATGGGAAGCCCGGTATCATGAAGATATTTGATCATATCTGGCGCTTTGATACAGGGCTAAAAAGCCGACTACTGCGCCGTTTTAATCGCTAA
- the rbsB gene encoding ribose ABC transporter substrate-binding protein RbsB: MKLNKLATLFTAFALTATVSVNAMAKESIALVISTLNNPFFVTMKDAAQKEADKLGYELIVLDSQDNPAKELANVQDLTVRGTKLMLINPTDSDAVGNSILMANKAKIPVITLDRAANKGEVVSHVASDNRMGGKMAADFIAKKTGNDAKVIQLEGISGTSAARERGEGFNTGAKEHKFNVLASQPADFDRTKGLNVMQNLLTAHPAVQAVFAQNDEMALGALRALQTAGRDDVLVVGFDGTNDGIKAVQGGKLGATIAQRPDQIGIVGVQIADKVLKGEKVEATVPVELELVVKQ, translated from the coding sequence ATGAAACTGAATAAATTAGCGACTTTATTTACCGCTTTTGCACTAACAGCAACCGTCAGTGTGAACGCGATGGCCAAAGAGAGTATCGCGCTGGTTATTTCAACCCTGAATAACCCATTCTTTGTGACCATGAAAGATGCGGCACAAAAAGAAGCGGACAAACTGGGTTATGAACTGATTGTTTTGGATTCTCAAGATAACCCAGCGAAAGAGTTAGCGAACGTCCAAGATTTAACAGTTCGTGGTACTAAGTTAATGCTGATCAACCCAACAGACTCTGATGCTGTGGGTAACTCTATCCTGATGGCAAACAAAGCGAAAATTCCAGTGATCACTTTAGACCGTGCTGCGAACAAAGGTGAAGTGGTGAGCCATGTTGCCTCTGATAACCGCATGGGCGGAAAAATGGCAGCAGATTTTATCGCTAAGAAAACGGGCAATGATGCCAAAGTTATTCAATTAGAAGGAATTTCAGGAACGTCGGCTGCTCGTGAACGTGGTGAAGGTTTCAATACGGGTGCTAAAGAACATAAATTCAACGTATTAGCGAGCCAGCCTGCAGATTTCGATAGAACTAAAGGCTTGAACGTTATGCAAAACTTACTGACCGCACACCCTGCTGTTCAGGCTGTTTTTGCACAAAACGATGAAATGGCATTAGGTGCGTTAAGAGCATTACAAACTGCTGGTCGAGATGACGTTTTAGTGGTTGGTTTTGATGGTACAAATGACGGTATCAAAGCAGTTCAAGGTGGAAAGTTAGGCGCGACGATTGCTCAACGTCCAGATCAAATTGGTATTGTTGGAGTGCAGATCGCAGATAAAGTATTAAAAGGCGAGAAAGTCGAAGCAACAGTTCCTGTTGAATTAGAACTCGTGGTAAAACAATAG
- the rbsC gene encoding ribose ABC transporter permease, producing the protein MSSTTAPSKRYFSKAWLMEQKSLIALLVLIAIVSTLSPNFFTVNNLFNILQQTSVNAIMAVGMTLVILTSGIDLSVGSLLALTGAVAASMVGADVNAFVAVAGALALGAAIGACTGVIVAKGKVQAFIATLVMMLLLRGVTRVYTDGSPINTGFSDNADLFGWFGIGRPLGIPTPVWLMVIVFAAAWYMLHHTRLGRYIYALGGNESATRLSGINVDKIKIIVYSLCGLLAALASVIEVARLSSAQPMAGNGYELDAIAAVVLGGTSLAGGKGRIVGTLIGALILGFLNNGLNLLGISSNYQMIVKAVVILLAVLVDNKK; encoded by the coding sequence ATGAGTTCAACAACCGCACCATCAAAACGCTACTTCAGCAAAGCATGGCTAATGGAGCAAAAATCATTAATCGCCCTATTAGTCTTAATTGCGATTGTTTCAACCCTAAGTCCTAACTTTTTTACGGTCAACAACCTGTTTAACATCCTACAACAGACTTCTGTAAACGCGATTATGGCAGTGGGCATGACGTTAGTGATTCTGACTTCAGGCATTGATTTGTCTGTGGGATCTCTATTGGCATTAACTGGTGCGGTAGCCGCATCGATGGTCGGCGCTGATGTGAATGCCTTTGTTGCTGTGGCGGGAGCATTAGCGCTCGGTGCTGCCATTGGTGCATGCACAGGGGTGATTGTCGCAAAAGGTAAAGTCCAAGCTTTTATCGCCACATTGGTCATGATGCTATTACTACGTGGTGTAACCCGTGTTTATACCGATGGCAGCCCAATCAATACGGGTTTTAGCGATAACGCCGATTTATTTGGTTGGTTTGGTATCGGTCGCCCATTAGGTATTCCTACCCCAGTATGGTTAATGGTTATCGTCTTTGCTGCAGCATGGTACATGCTGCACCACACTCGCTTAGGTCGTTATATCTATGCGTTAGGTGGAAATGAATCAGCGACCCGCTTATCCGGTATTAATGTCGATAAAATTAAAATTATCGTTTACTCCCTGTGTGGTTTATTAGCAGCGCTGGCGAGTGTGATTGAAGTTGCACGTTTATCTTCTGCTCAGCCAATGGCGGGTAACGGTTATGAACTGGATGCGATTGCTGCGGTGGTACTGGGTGGCACAAGCCTCGCTGGTGGTAAAGGGCGCATTGTTGGTACGCTGATTGGTGCGCTGATCCTTGGTTTCTTAAACAATGGTTTGAACTTATTAGGTATTTCCTCGAACTACCAAATGATCGTAAAAGCCGTTGTGATTTTATTAGCTGTACTTGTTGATAACAAAAAATAG
- the rbsA gene encoding ribose ABC transporter ATP-binding protein RbsA: MQPLLELIGIDKAFPGVKALSGAALKVYPGRVMALVGENGAGKSTMMKVLTGIYNKDAGAIRYLGKEVAFNGPKSSQEAGIGIIHQELNLIPELTIAENIFLGREFVNRFGKIDWKKMFSESDKLLQRLNLDYDSHQTIAELSIGEQQMVEIAKVLSFQSQVIIMDEPTDALTDTETASLFRVIEDLKSQGCGIVYISHRLKEIFEICDDVTVFRDGQFIGEKPVSELEEEKLIEMMVGRKLEDQYPRVDVPVGDIRLQVENVSGPGVTNASFTLKSGEILGVSGLMGAGRTELMKIIYGAAPKKSGNIQLEGKNVTLKTPQDGLNNGIVYISEDRKRDGLVLGMSVKENMSLTALGYFSHFGGTLKHGEEQMTVGDFIRLFNIKTPSMDQIIGNLSGGNQQKVAIARGLMTRPKVLILDEPTRGVDVGAKKEIYQLINQFKKEGLSIILVSSEMPEVIGMSDRILVMHEGHISGEFSAKEATQEALMAAAVGKNYGSVQELTA, from the coding sequence ATGCAACCTTTATTAGAACTTATCGGCATTGATAAAGCCTTCCCCGGTGTAAAAGCCCTCTCGGGAGCCGCCTTAAAAGTCTACCCTGGTCGAGTCATGGCGCTGGTAGGAGAAAATGGTGCCGGTAAATCCACCATGATGAAAGTGCTCACGGGGATCTACAACAAAGACGCGGGCGCGATCCGTTACCTTGGTAAAGAAGTGGCGTTTAATGGCCCGAAAAGTTCCCAAGAAGCCGGGATCGGGATCATTCACCAAGAACTGAATTTAATTCCCGAACTGACTATCGCTGAAAACATCTTTCTAGGTCGTGAATTTGTAAATAGATTCGGCAAAATCGACTGGAAAAAAATGTTCAGCGAGTCAGACAAACTGCTCCAACGATTAAACCTTGATTACGATAGCCACCAAACCATCGCAGAATTATCCATCGGTGAACAGCAAATGGTGGAAATTGCCAAAGTTCTCAGCTTTCAGTCTCAAGTCATCATTATGGATGAACCGACAGACGCACTTACCGATACCGAAACTGCCTCACTCTTTCGCGTGATTGAAGATTTAAAATCTCAAGGCTGCGGCATTGTATATATCTCCCATCGTTTAAAAGAGATTTTCGAAATTTGCGACGACGTGACCGTTTTTCGTGATGGTCAGTTTATTGGCGAAAAGCCTGTCAGTGAATTAGAAGAAGAAAAACTGATTGAGATGATGGTAGGCCGCAAACTGGAAGACCAATATCCGCGAGTTGATGTGCCTGTTGGTGATATTCGTCTCCAAGTTGAAAATGTTTCTGGCCCCGGTGTCACCAATGCCAGTTTCACGCTAAAAAGCGGTGAAATTTTAGGTGTTTCAGGTTTGATGGGCGCAGGACGTACGGAGCTGATGAAAATCATCTACGGTGCAGCCCCGAAAAAATCCGGCAATATCCAGTTAGAAGGTAAAAACGTTACCTTAAAAACCCCGCAAGATGGTTTGAATAACGGCATCGTTTATATTTCTGAAGACCGTAAGCGCGATGGTTTAGTACTGGGGATGTCAGTAAAAGAAAATATGTCCTTAACGGCATTAGGTTACTTCAGCCACTTTGGCGGCACATTAAAACATGGCGAAGAGCAAATGACCGTGGGGGATTTTATCCGCTTATTTAATATTAAAACCCCATCCATGGACCAAATCATTGGAAATTTATCTGGTGGTAACCAGCAAAAAGTGGCTATTGCCCGTGGATTAATGACACGACCGAAAGTGCTTATCCTTGATGAGCCAACCCGTGGTGTCGACGTTGGGGCAAAAAAAGAGATCTACCAACTAATCAACCAATTTAAAAAAGAAGGGCTGAGTATCATCCTTGTATCTTCAGAAATGCCTGAAGTGATTGGGATGAGCGATCGCATTTTGGTTATGCATGAAGGGCATATCAGTGGCGAATTCTCTGCCAAAGAAGCAACGCAGGAAGCCTTAATGGCGGCCGCAGTCGGTAAAAATTACGGCTCAGTTCAGGAGTTAACAGCATGA
- the rbsK gene encoding ribokinase: MAAAKLVVLGSINVDHILNVQQFPQPGETVRGDSYQVAFGGKGANQAVAAGRSGADITFIACVGDDDVGVSIKKQLQKDTIKIDCIDSVAGETTGVALIYVNGQGENIIGINAGANGHLSTERLAAYQQKIIDADALLMQLESPIETVQMAAEIARKHQTQVILNPAPAQALPDSLLSLVDVITPNETEAEHLTGIAVNDEEGAQKAAQALHQKGINKVMITLGARGVWYSESGKQGKIIPGFKVKAVDTIAAGDTFNGAYVTALLEGQSDEDAIVFAHAAAAIAVTRPGAQPSVPWRNEIDQFLLQ; the protein is encoded by the coding sequence ATGGCAGCAGCTAAACTGGTTGTTTTAGGTAGTATCAACGTTGACCACATTCTCAATGTGCAGCAGTTTCCCCAGCCTGGCGAAACAGTAAGAGGTGATAGTTACCAAGTTGCTTTCGGTGGCAAAGGTGCCAACCAAGCGGTAGCCGCAGGTCGTAGTGGCGCTGATATCACATTTATTGCTTGTGTCGGTGATGACGATGTCGGTGTTAGCATCAAAAAACAGCTGCAAAAAGATACGATTAAGATTGATTGTATTGATTCAGTTGCTGGTGAAACAACGGGTGTTGCACTCATTTATGTAAACGGGCAAGGCGAAAATATTATTGGGATCAATGCGGGAGCCAATGGTCATCTTTCTACAGAACGACTGGCCGCATATCAGCAAAAAATTATCGATGCTGATGCTTTATTGATGCAGCTTGAATCTCCGATTGAAACTGTTCAAATGGCCGCTGAGATCGCGCGTAAACACCAAACTCAAGTGATTTTAAACCCAGCGCCTGCACAAGCGTTGCCAGATTCGCTACTGTCGCTGGTGGATGTGATCACGCCGAATGAAACGGAAGCGGAGCATTTAACGGGCATCGCTGTTAATGATGAAGAAGGCGCACAAAAAGCAGCGCAAGCACTGCATCAAAAAGGCATTAATAAAGTGATGATTACATTGGGCGCCAGAGGGGTTTGGTACAGTGAATCAGGCAAGCAAGGGAAAATAATTCCAGGCTTTAAAGTGAAAGCGGTGGACACCATTGCAGCAGGTGATACATTCAATGGGGCGTATGTAACTGCGCTACTTGAAGGTCAGTCCGATGAAGATGCGATTGTCTTTGCCCATGCGGCTGCTGCAATTGCAGTGACACGTCCCGGTGCACAACCTTCTGTTCCATGGCGTAATGAAATAGACCAGTTTCTTCTTCAATAG
- the rbsD gene encoding D-ribose pyranase has protein sequence MKKGMLLNSNVASVIAKLGHTDHITLGDAGLPIPASAERIDLAVTQGLPDFMSVLRVITQEMQVEKAILAQEISKINPQMEKAILAHLHELEAAQGNHIEVIYCSHEHFKQRTHESKAVIRTGECSPYANIILCSGVTF, from the coding sequence ATGAAGAAAGGTATGTTGCTTAACTCAAATGTTGCTTCCGTGATTGCCAAACTGGGTCATACCGACCATATCACGCTGGGTGATGCCGGCCTGCCAATTCCAGCCAGCGCTGAACGTATTGACCTCGCTGTGACGCAAGGACTACCGGATTTTATGTCTGTTTTGCGGGTGATCACCCAAGAAATGCAGGTAGAAAAAGCGATACTTGCTCAAGAAATCAGCAAAATAAATCCACAAATGGAAAAAGCCATTTTAGCCCATCTTCATGAATTGGAAGCGGCACAGGGAAACCACATTGAAGTCATCTATTGCAGTCATGAACATTTCAAGCAACGCACTCATGAAAGCAAAGCGGTGATCCGAACAGGGGAATGTTCACCATACGCTAATATCATTCTTTGTTCTGGTGTGACTTTCTGA
- the ravA gene encoding ATPase RavA, producing MQLAERIAQLSNYLEGGLYERQQAIRLCLLATLSGESVFLLGPPGIAKSLIARRMKYAFRQANAFEYLMTRFSTPEEIFGPLSIQALKDEGRYERLTKGYLPDAEVVFLDEIWKAGPAILNTLLTAINERKFRNGDEEKNIPMRLLVTASNELPDADNSLEALFDRMLLRIWLDKVQEKQNFRALLTGKSQQEENLVPDHLKISEEEYREWQKEIPKVSLPDHCFELIYQLRQQIDATEKNLYVSDRRWKKAVYLLQASAFFNGRNSVSPLDIVLLKDCLWHDMQSMNLLPQLLKSLVQEDGWQQRKFTREIEQVYQQWMSSTQDQNNQDAFKVLKNNAMFARKASYVLPDNISEGRVTLFLHRPLQLHNMKVTFITTEKKSLVNFLNKGTTLSAHLNGIGFAQELAAEVNNLNQIQLLDVSHQASTLYLQDKNPTAAPTTNNKEWLDKLDAIQNEIQGAKYQFEKQQPNLFIEAHWLADVEESFIKLSDKLTQLRQQIMGKVANSL from the coding sequence ATGCAATTAGCAGAACGGATAGCCCAATTAAGCAACTACCTTGAAGGTGGTTTGTATGAACGTCAGCAAGCTATTCGTTTGTGTTTGCTCGCCACGCTCAGTGGGGAAAGTGTGTTCTTGCTGGGACCTCCTGGGATAGCGAAAAGCTTAATTGCCCGCCGCATGAAATATGCCTTCCGCCAAGCAAATGCGTTTGAATATTTAATGACGCGTTTTTCTACCCCTGAAGAGATTTTTGGTCCACTTTCCATTCAAGCCTTAAAAGATGAAGGGCGTTATGAGCGTTTAACCAAAGGATACCTGCCCGATGCGGAAGTGGTGTTTTTGGATGAGATTTGGAAAGCAGGCCCTGCCATTTTAAATACCTTACTGACCGCCATTAATGAGCGCAAATTCCGTAATGGGGATGAAGAAAAAAACATCCCCATGCGTTTGCTAGTCACTGCATCCAACGAGCTACCCGATGCGGATAATAGCCTTGAAGCGCTGTTTGATAGGATGTTGCTGCGAATTTGGCTGGATAAAGTCCAAGAGAAACAAAATTTCCGCGCGTTGCTGACTGGCAAATCTCAACAAGAAGAGAATTTGGTTCCTGATCACCTAAAAATCAGTGAAGAAGAGTATCGAGAATGGCAAAAAGAAATTCCCAAGGTTTCGCTGCCCGATCACTGTTTTGAATTGATTTACCAATTACGCCAACAGATTGACGCCACAGAGAAGAATCTGTATGTCTCTGATAGACGCTGGAAAAAAGCCGTTTATTTATTACAGGCTAGTGCCTTCTTTAATGGTCGAAACTCCGTTTCGCCGTTGGATATTGTGCTGCTCAAAGATTGCCTATGGCATGATATGCAGTCAATGAACTTACTGCCGCAATTGCTCAAGTCATTAGTGCAGGAAGATGGCTGGCAACAGCGTAAATTTACGCGAGAAATAGAACAAGTTTACCAACAGTGGATGTCATCCACCCAAGATCAAAATAACCAAGATGCGTTTAAAGTTTTAAAAAATAACGCAATGTTTGCGCGAAAAGCCTCTTATGTCTTGCCTGATAATATAAGTGAAGGGCGTGTAACCCTATTTTTGCATCGTCCATTGCAGCTACATAATATGAAAGTGACCTTTATTACCACCGAGAAAAAATCACTGGTGAATTTCCTCAATAAAGGCACCACCTTATCAGCCCATCTTAATGGGATTGGTTTCGCACAAGAGCTGGCGGCTGAAGTGAATAATTTAAACCAAATTCAGCTGTTAGATGTTAGCCATCAAGCATCAACTTTATATTTACAAGATAAAAACCCTACAGCGGCGCCGACAACCAATAATAAAGAATGGCTAGATAAGCTTGATGCCATCCAAAACGAGATCCAAGGGGCGAAATACCAATTTGAGAAGCAGCAACCTAACCTGTTTATCGAGGCACATTGGCTCGCGGATGTTGAAGAGAGCTTTATTAAACTGAGCGATAAACTGACCCAGCTCCGCCAGCAAATTATGGGAAAGGTGGCTAACTCATTATGA